The following coding sequences lie in one Pseudomonas svalbardensis genomic window:
- the phaP gene encoding TIGR01841 family phasin (Members of this family are phasins (small proteins associated with inclusions such as PHA granules). Note that several different families of phasins have been named PhaP despite very little sequence similarity to each other.), with amino-acid sequence MSFFNSEKLQTAQKANLDLLQQISGKVFASVEQLSQLQFKALRDSTEEHFEGVRKLLAVRDPQGFAELQASFTQPSAQTERLAEFNRQVQALIVGTQSDIAKLTSSQVEAGTQQVQEFVEAISKNAPAGSEPVVAAFKSSLANAGTVFESAQKAVKQAADVAQSSFDAATATATKAAPEASAKATSGNK; translated from the coding sequence ATGTCTTTTTTCAATTCGGAAAAACTGCAAACCGCTCAGAAAGCCAACCTCGATCTTTTGCAGCAAATCAGCGGCAAAGTCTTCGCCAGCGTTGAACAGCTCAGCCAGTTACAGTTCAAGGCACTGCGCGACTCCACCGAAGAGCACTTCGAAGGTGTTCGCAAGCTGCTGGCCGTCCGTGATCCACAAGGTTTCGCCGAGCTGCAGGCTTCTTTCACCCAGCCGAGCGCGCAGACCGAACGTCTGGCCGAGTTCAATCGTCAGGTTCAAGCGCTGATCGTGGGTACTCAGTCGGACATCGCCAAATTGACCTCGAGTCAGGTCGAAGCGGGCACCCAACAGGTGCAAGAGTTCGTTGAAGCCATCAGCAAGAATGCACCGGCCGGCTCCGAGCCTGTTGTGGCAGCGTTCAAGTCGAGCCTGGCGAATGCCGGTACCGTGTTCGAAAGCGCACAGAAAGCTGTAAAACAGGCTGCCGATGTGGCTCAGAGCAGTTTCGATGCAGCGACTGCCACGGCCACCAAAGCGGCTCCAGAAGCAAGCGCCAAGGCTACCAGCGGTAACAAGTAA
- a CDS encoding CbbQ/NirQ/NorQ/GpvN family protein: MERSLMHAEPAAPQAEPYYQPSGDEVAIFEQCHAQQLAVMLKGPTGCGKTRFVEHMAWRLKRPLITVSCHDDLSASDLVGRFLIGHQGTHWTEGPLTRAVREGAICYLDEVVEARQDTIVVLHPLTDHRRILPLDKIGEILEASPHFQLVVSYNPGYQRILKDLKPSTRQRFVALDFDFPPAEREIAIVIHEGGADYATAHALVTLAQRLRALQDRGLAEVPSTRLLIATARLIARGIAAPIACRVALISPLSDDAVLVAAMRDLVDLTFI, from the coding sequence ATGGAACGTTCGCTGATGCACGCCGAACCCGCAGCGCCGCAAGCTGAACCCTATTACCAGCCCAGCGGCGACGAGGTGGCGATATTCGAGCAATGCCATGCGCAGCAACTGGCCGTTATGCTCAAAGGACCCACCGGTTGTGGCAAGACCCGTTTTGTCGAACACATGGCCTGGCGTCTAAAACGCCCGCTGATCACTGTTTCCTGCCATGACGATCTGAGTGCCAGCGACCTGGTCGGGCGTTTCCTGATCGGTCACCAGGGCACCCATTGGACGGAAGGCCCACTGACCCGAGCCGTACGCGAAGGCGCTATCTGTTACCTGGACGAAGTGGTCGAAGCGCGGCAAGACACGATTGTCGTCCTGCACCCGCTGACCGACCACCGACGGATTCTGCCGCTGGACAAAATCGGCGAGATCCTCGAAGCCTCACCACACTTTCAGCTGGTGGTGTCCTACAACCCCGGCTACCAACGAATACTCAAGGATTTGAAACCAAGTACCCGCCAACGCTTTGTGGCACTGGATTTTGACTTCCCACCGGCCGAGCGCGAAATCGCCATCGTCATCCATGAGGGTGGAGCCGACTACGCCACCGCGCACGCCCTGGTCACCCTCGCCCAACGGCTACGCGCCTTGCAGGACCGGGGCCTGGCGGAAGTCCCCAGCACTCGTCTGCTGATTGCCACGGCGCGACTGATTGCCCGCGGCATTGCTGCGCCCATCGCGTGCCGGGTCGCGTTGATCTCGCCGCTGTCCGATGATGCGGTGCTGGTCGCGGCCATGCGCGACCTCGTCGACCTGACTTTTATCTAG
- a CDS encoding cbb3-type cytochrome c oxidase subunit I — protein MRYRSQSVAYWYFAVAMVLFGLQLVFGLLSAAKYLGPDPLLNLLPFDITKSIHTNLLIVWVLTGFMGATYWMVPDESRGELHSTKLAYIQLGLWTAMGVTAVLGYLFGYGTGNKLLEQPLPHKIVIVICMLMFLYNIGMTIKKAGRFTATEGVLLLGLASAAVLFLPALLHYENYVVSIYYRWWTIHLWVEGVWEMIQGGFLAYLLIRLSGADREVMEKWLYVIVGLVFIAGILGTAHHYYWIGVPHYWLPLGGFFSALEPMALIGMAIYAYNAMRRSGLSHPNKLALHWTLGSAVFTMFGAGLLGLAHTFPDVNKWTHGTLITAMHGHAAFYGAYAMIVLAMITYALPGMTRRPVEESSIGYWAFWLQLGGMFGMTLSFATAGIGQVYLERILGLGYLDVQLKIQVHFLMLVATASMFSLGAGLFIFEFFRHAPDFNVDEADPVLATPQASGAAL, from the coding sequence ATGCGCTACAGATCTCAATCCGTCGCCTACTGGTATTTCGCCGTTGCCATGGTGTTGTTTGGCCTGCAACTGGTCTTCGGCCTGCTCTCAGCGGCCAAATACCTCGGGCCGGATCCGCTGCTGAACCTCTTGCCATTCGATATCACCAAGTCCATTCACACCAATCTGTTGATCGTCTGGGTGCTCACCGGGTTCATGGGCGCGACCTACTGGATGGTACCGGACGAGTCCCGTGGCGAGCTGCACAGCACCAAACTGGCCTACATTCAGCTCGGGTTGTGGACGGCCATGGGTGTCACCGCCGTTCTTGGCTACCTGTTCGGATATGGCACCGGGAACAAGCTGCTCGAACAGCCGCTGCCCCACAAGATCGTGATCGTGATTTGCATGCTGATGTTCCTCTATAACATCGGCATGACGATCAAGAAGGCCGGGCGTTTCACCGCCACCGAGGGCGTCCTGCTGCTAGGCCTGGCCAGCGCCGCCGTGCTCTTTCTGCCAGCGCTGCTGCACTATGAAAATTACGTGGTATCGATCTATTACCGCTGGTGGACCATCCACCTGTGGGTCGAAGGTGTTTGGGAGATGATCCAGGGCGGCTTTCTTGCCTATCTGCTGATCCGGCTGTCCGGTGCTGATCGCGAGGTGATGGAGAAGTGGCTGTACGTCATCGTCGGACTGGTGTTCATTGCCGGCATTCTGGGCACGGCACACCATTATTACTGGATCGGCGTTCCTCATTACTGGCTGCCACTGGGCGGTTTTTTCAGTGCACTTGAGCCGATGGCGCTGATCGGCATGGCGATCTATGCCTACAACGCGATGCGCCGCTCCGGCCTCTCTCACCCCAACAAACTGGCCTTGCACTGGACCTTGGGCAGCGCGGTGTTCACCATGTTCGGCGCCGGTCTGCTGGGGTTGGCTCACACCTTCCCCGACGTCAACAAGTGGACCCATGGCACCCTGATTACCGCCATGCATGGCCATGCGGCCTTCTATGGCGCCTATGCCATGATTGTCCTGGCGATGATCACCTATGCGCTGCCCGGCATGACCCGTCGTCCGGTGGAGGAAAGCAGTATCGGTTACTGGGCGTTCTGGCTGCAGTTGGGGGGAATGTTCGGCATGACCCTGTCATTTGCCACGGCGGGCATTGGTCAGGTGTACCTGGAGCGTATTCTCGGCCTGGGCTACCTGGACGTGCAGCTGAAAATTCAGGTGCACTTCCTGATGCTGGTAGCGACGGCGTCGATGTTCAGCCTGGGTGCCGGATTGTTCATCTTCGAATTTTTCCGCCATGCGCCGGACTTCAATGTCGATGAAGCCGATCCGGTCCTGGCCACACCTCAAGCCTCAGGCGCGGCGCTGTGA
- a CDS encoding nitric oxide reductase activation protein NorD produces the protein MAEAEDLITDVARHATVYAQALWRRHRAPSDTAKVVTLGDVAQHLDLLIKAVFNTHYPLRVAQPPSPPTFLKKLLLRYEKPCRQNAVPATDGVTIWLPENLGSHEGPLTLQRYKTLALQQAMRARRGSASTLSALDNPMQRSVYLLLEAWAADTDLVRLLPGLAPSIHGLRQHALATRPSLHAFPNPRQPLENFLRLLLHSECGTPLEGLEIPAKTADSVQQSETLAQRFLSIDEPHKLGAHLLLLDAWTGDLREPSSGLQVQPLPGEIDTTDTLPRSARLARQPTEREACADEDDDQEQGLWMVQPAEPLEKAEDPMGMQRPVDRDTDTPAADFAESLAELNEARLVITAGRSKEVLLSDNPPQTRAQHGAQDLASNAISYPEWDYRRQAYRDPGSTLQLCPALEGPQQWVERTLDTHRPVLDAIRRQFESLRAQRVRLRKQWEGDDIDLEAYIDGCAEARAGLSMPQALYQTQRRGRRDMAIMLLIDVSGSTDSWLSCHRRVIDVEREALLLVCLALESLGEPYCVLAFSGEGPQRVTIRTLKAFDERYSDQVGRRIAALEPERYTRAGAALRHASTLLMREAATHRLLLLLSDGKPNDVDQYEGRYGVEDMRQAVIEAKLQGIYPFCLTIDRQAANYLPAVFGSRQYALLHRPELLPGVLLDWIRRLVSA, from the coding sequence ATGGCCGAAGCCGAGGACCTCATCACCGACGTCGCTCGCCACGCTACGGTGTATGCGCAGGCGTTGTGGCGTCGTCACCGGGCACCCTCGGACACCGCAAAAGTCGTCACCCTCGGGGATGTCGCACAACACCTCGATTTACTGATCAAGGCGGTGTTCAACACCCACTATCCGCTGCGTGTCGCGCAACCACCCTCGCCCCCCACGTTCCTGAAAAAGCTTTTGCTGCGTTATGAAAAGCCGTGTCGGCAAAACGCCGTCCCGGCGACCGATGGCGTGACGATATGGCTACCGGAGAACTTGGGCAGCCACGAGGGTCCGCTCACGCTGCAACGCTATAAAACCCTGGCCTTGCAACAGGCGATGCGTGCCCGACGAGGCAGTGCCAGCACCCTGTCAGCCCTCGACAACCCGATGCAGCGCAGCGTCTATCTACTTCTGGAAGCCTGGGCCGCCGATACGGATTTGGTGCGACTGTTGCCGGGGCTGGCGCCATCGATCCATGGCTTGCGCCAACATGCCCTGGCGACTCGCCCGTCACTTCACGCCTTTCCCAATCCGCGACAACCCCTGGAAAACTTCCTTCGTTTACTGCTGCACAGCGAATGCGGCACGCCTCTGGAAGGACTGGAGATACCCGCCAAAACGGCCGACTCGGTACAACAGTCAGAAACCCTTGCGCAACGTTTCCTGTCCATCGACGAACCGCACAAGCTGGGCGCTCATCTGTTGCTGCTCGATGCGTGGACCGGCGATCTGCGCGAACCGTCGTCGGGTCTGCAGGTGCAGCCCTTGCCCGGCGAAATCGACACCACCGATACCCTGCCCCGCAGCGCCCGCCTCGCACGTCAACCCACTGAGCGCGAAGCCTGTGCCGACGAGGACGACGATCAGGAACAAGGCCTGTGGATGGTGCAGCCCGCCGAACCGCTGGAAAAGGCCGAAGACCCCATGGGGATGCAGCGCCCTGTCGACCGGGATACTGACACCCCGGCGGCTGATTTCGCCGAGTCATTGGCCGAACTCAACGAAGCCCGACTGGTGATCACGGCAGGTCGGTCGAAAGAAGTGCTGCTGTCTGACAACCCGCCACAGACCCGCGCTCAGCACGGTGCACAGGATCTCGCCAGCAACGCAATCAGCTATCCCGAGTGGGATTACCGCCGCCAGGCCTACCGTGATCCGGGGTCGACCCTGCAACTGTGCCCCGCCCTGGAAGGCCCGCAGCAGTGGGTCGAGCGAACCCTTGACACTCACCGTCCGGTGCTCGATGCCATCCGCCGGCAATTCGAAAGTCTGCGGGCCCAACGCGTCAGGTTGCGCAAACAATGGGAGGGCGACGATATCGATCTGGAGGCGTATATCGACGGTTGCGCCGAGGCCCGCGCCGGCCTGAGCATGCCGCAGGCGCTGTATCAGACACAGCGCCGTGGCCGGCGCGACATGGCGATCATGTTGCTGATCGACGTCAGCGGCTCCACTGACAGCTGGCTGTCCTGCCATCGCCGGGTCATTGATGTCGAGCGCGAGGCGTTGCTGCTGGTCTGTCTGGCGCTGGAGAGTCTGGGCGAGCCTTATTGCGTGCTGGCGTTTTCCGGCGAAGGGCCGCAGCGGGTAACGATCCGCACCCTGAAAGCATTCGATGAGCGCTACAGCGATCAAGTCGGTCGGCGCATTGCCGCCCTCGAACCGGAACGCTATACCCGGGCCGGCGCCGCCCTGCGCCACGCCAGCACATTGCTGATGCGCGAAGCCGCCACGCACCGTCTCTTGTTACTGCTCTCCGACGGCAAGCCGAACGATGTTGATCAGTACGAAGGCCGCTATGGTGTGGAAGACATGCGTCAGGCCGTGATTGAAGCCAAGCTCCAAGGCATCTATCCCTTCTGTTTGACCATCGACCGCCAAGCAGCGAATTACCTGCCAGCGGTATTCGGCTCGCGGCAATACGCCTTGCTGCACAGACCCGAACTGTTGCCCGGTGTCCTGCTGGACTGGATCAGGCGACTGGTATCAGCGTGA
- the phaR gene encoding polyhydroxyalkanoate synthesis repressor PhaR, translated as MTDTTPRLIKKYPNRRLYDTHTSSHLTLADIRQLVVDKIAFQVVDAKSGEDLTRSILLQVILEAESGGEPIFTTEMLMGIIQFYGPYQGVLGSYLDKSIQTVIDVQSQTGAQSSEAWSDFMHQQAPVMQDLMRQYVDQSKALYLNTQNLFGMFGGKPDADGGKKKDGE; from the coding sequence ATGACAGATACCACTCCCCGCCTGATCAAGAAGTACCCCAATCGCCGACTGTATGACACCCACACCAGCAGTCATTTGACGCTGGCGGACATACGCCAGTTGGTGGTCGACAAAATTGCCTTTCAGGTGGTCGATGCCAAGAGTGGCGAGGATCTGACGCGCAGCATCCTGCTGCAAGTGATTCTGGAAGCCGAAAGCGGCGGTGAGCCCATCTTCACCACCGAAATGCTGATGGGGATTATCCAGTTCTACGGCCCATATCAGGGCGTACTCGGCAGTTACCTGGACAAGAGCATCCAGACTGTGATCGACGTCCAGTCCCAGACTGGCGCGCAGTCGTCCGAGGCCTGGAGCGACTTCATGCATCAACAGGCCCCGGTGATGCAGGACCTGATGCGCCAGTATGTCGACCAGTCGAAGGCGTTGTATCTCAATACCCAGAACCTGTTTGGCATGTTCGGCGGCAAGCCAGACGCTGATGGTGGAAAGAAAAAAGACGGTGAATGA
- a CDS encoding c-type cytochrome, with product MNKRQTRSFALISTAIAAVVFLGMTVDSHRQFPTLTNAQQITPQVTRGKDVWHQYNCINCHTLFGEGAYYAPDLTKITQLRGAPYLTAFLKDPSKFYDEKRHRRLMPNLKLGDEEIADLIAFLDWVSKVDNQGWPPRPILVTGASIPGMDLTVAQQNATGGDQPPPAARPVSGKEDPIALGEALFRTTATPVCSACHSIAPGVNLAGPSLAGLASRAKQVIASPDYKGKAKDAEGFIRESIVTPSVYLHPGDMFSANGMSFMPDTFVKSLTPEQIDQLVAYLASFQ from the coding sequence ATGAACAAACGCCAGACTCGCTCATTCGCGCTGATATCGACGGCGATCGCCGCTGTGGTGTTTCTGGGCATGACGGTTGATAGTCACCGGCAGTTCCCCACACTGACCAATGCCCAGCAAATCACGCCGCAGGTGACTCGCGGCAAGGATGTCTGGCATCAATACAATTGCATCAATTGCCACACCCTGTTCGGCGAGGGTGCTTATTACGCCCCGGACCTGACCAAAATCACCCAGCTGCGCGGCGCCCCGTATCTCACTGCGTTCCTCAAAGACCCTTCAAAGTTTTATGACGAGAAACGCCATCGCCGACTGATGCCGAACCTGAAACTCGGCGACGAGGAAATCGCCGATTTGATCGCCTTCCTCGACTGGGTGAGCAAGGTCGACAATCAAGGCTGGCCGCCGCGCCCTATTCTGGTAACCGGTGCGTCGATCCCCGGCATGGACCTCACCGTGGCGCAGCAGAATGCCACCGGCGGCGACCAACCACCCCCCGCCGCCCGCCCGGTGTCCGGCAAGGAAGACCCGATCGCCCTGGGCGAGGCGCTGTTTCGAACAACCGCCACCCCGGTGTGCAGCGCTTGCCACTCGATTGCGCCGGGCGTCAACCTCGCCGGGCCATCACTGGCCGGGTTGGCCAGTCGGGCCAAGCAGGTCATCGCCTCGCCTGACTACAAGGGCAAGGCCAAGGACGCCGAAGGCTTCATCCGCGAATCCATCGTCACGCCGAGTGTCTACCTGCATCCGGGCGACATGTTTTCCGCCAACGGTATGTCCTTCATGCCGGACACCTTCGTCAAATCGCTAACGCCCGAACAGATCGATCAACTGGTCGCCTATCTGGCGTCGTTCCAGTAA